The following is a genomic window from Xiphophorus couchianus chromosome 5, X_couchianus-1.0, whole genome shotgun sequence.
ttttttctttaaactttaatagTGAAAATATTGTGTTAAAACTGCATCAGAGCAAAGTAAAGCTAAACGACGGGGAAAATCAatcaaatgcaacaaatgtaaaattttattttaatttttagcaaAGGTActtttaagtcttaaaaatgtACTGTATTTTACAGGAAAGTTAAACTCGCACAACGATTTGTAATACGAACAAAATtgataatttattacaaaatataacaCTCGTCAAGAAAAGACCAAACTTCACAATGTAGAAACTGTTGCTGAAAACTGAAACCGACATTCAGTTTGACTGAATTTACAACAGCGGAGTAAAACTACActgcaattacaaaaatattcaattcaAACAACGTCCTTAAAAGAAAACGAATAatggcatttttcttttaaacgtCACTGTGGAGCAAAAATAATGAAGCTGCAAATCTTCAACATAATGACAAAAAGTTACAGTATTTGTGATTTGGAccaattttaaagtaaaatgttaaactaaACTTTCGTACATGCTGAACTGTGATGGGtgactttcaaaaacaaaaccacaaaacaaaaatttacgttttgtaaAAAACCAAACTGCAACAGTATCAAGTGATGATGCATCATAGCAACatgaaattaatgttttaacattgAAAATCTCAATGAGCGAACACATCTGTAAACACCCCGTAAATTACATTCAAAATGTACAGAAAGATACAACAGTGTACCAGGACCAGCAGAGAATAAATGCATTTCTGCTAACGATGTTTGAAAACtcaaatttgctagaaaaacaaatctaattttGAGATTactcagaaattattttttaaaaactcggacatttcagaaatttaaaaaaaattcgaCTTTTGGAAAGTCCCTCATTAGCAAAAGGCGAACATTTCtaactttggaaaacaaaaaattattcaagatttgttttctagcaaaatttgaattttgttttatctacaatggccctaatatgcTCTCATACTAACTCAACGTAATCGCAGAAAGAAGCATTTCTCTTCATGGATAAAGTTTGTTAAAAGTGACGGAATGAGCTCTTATGTGTTGAAGTGTTGGCTCTTAAAAGAGCCTTTGTTTAGCTGATGTCTGACAGGGATGGAGTTCACTTCTTGGCTGCTGCCTTCTTCACTTTGGGCTTAGCGGTCTTCTTCGCTGGAGCTTTCTTAGCTGCTGCCTTCATAGGGCTCTTAGTGGCCTTCTTGACCGCCTTCTTAGGGCTCTTCGCTGCCTTCTTGATGGCTGCTGGCTTCTTGGCCTTCTTAGGAGACTTCTTGGCAGCAGCAGCCGCAGGCTTCTTGGCTGCTACTTTCTTGGCCTTCTTGGCCGGCGCCGCTGCGGGTTTCTTGGCCGGCGCCGCTGCGGGCTTCTTAGCTTTAGCAGCGGGTTTCTTCGCGGGCTTCTTCGCCTTGGTGTCGGCCTTGCTGCCCATCTTGAAGGAGCCGGAGGCCCCGGTACCCTTGGTGTGGACCAGGGTTCCCTTGGTGAGCAGGCTCTTGATGGCGGTCCTGACTCTAGCCTTGTTTTTGTCCACATCGTATCCTCCGGCGGCCAGAGCCTTCTTGAGGGCGGCCGCCGACACGCCGCCTCGCTCCTTGGAAGCGGCCACAGTTTTCACGATCAGCTCGCCGACGCTGGGGCCGCTCTTCTTGGGCTTGGAGGCCTTCTTCTTGGCCGCTTTGGCCGGAGCGGCGACGGGCGGTGGAGCTGGAGCGACTTCTGCCATCTTCTGTTGGCGATTCAACGACAGTCCGAGTAGAAATGAGAAACCCGGAGCAGCGCGCTGCACTTAAACACACCATGAGAACCGTGGAGACTCAACCGTGTCCGGGGCTCCTCGCAGCAACATGGACGgcttctctttgtgttttctcgGCGGCATAAAGCAGCTGAAATCTCCGTGTTTTAGCAGCGCTGCGGGCCGACAGTGAAGCGGCTCCGTCGCGGACTAGTTTCTCTTCGTGTTCAGCTTCTGGAAATCTCTGAGGCTTTCTGCTCTTTGTTACCGGAGCCTGAAAACTGCACCGGTTCACGGCGGAACACGATGATAATCGCTGTGTTTTCCGTCCTTTCTCCTCGTCAGATCCTATCATCCTCATCAAATACTGTCTGATCGCTTCCCGACATGTTCATGTAAAGCCtgggaataaaaacaaccaGCCGCTGAGTCTCATTTCGTCCTAAAATGAAGATATTGTAGCAGCAGCAAACACACTGATGATGGCGTCTCGTGTTATTGCCAGACTTCCTAGCAGTGATAATCAAAGTCAGATTTTCTGCTCTTAACATctgaaattaataataaaaaaacttctgGATTATAACAGAGCTTGAGCTGAATGTTGGTGTCTGGATAAAGTATTTTCTACACTTTGTCAGGGCTTTACAAAGTTAGTCTGAAACagagtatttgtgtttttagcttCCTTTATGTGCCTGaataaaatgtgacttaaacgtataccttcagttgttttgcttCTTAATTATCTCCAATTTAATCTCTTTTTAAAACTAAGCTGGTGATTGTCACATTTTCTATTATATCCTGAGATAAAAATGAGGGTTTTAATGAGACTTAGTTTCATCATTGATAACTATCAAGGCTCTCACACATTGAACTAGATTACCTATTTTTAGGGACACATCTGAAGCAGAGAGGACATTGAATCCTGAGGACCAGAAGTTGAAATGTGGAGAAGATGTGCAATGATTATAATTTCAAGTAAAATAGTTAAGttgatgtatatttttttattattagatgAACTCTGAAGATTGAATTGGATTTTATTCCTGGCAAAATGAggactggttgtttttgtaaattactTTATCGctttccttccacctcacaaATATTTATTGCCGTTTTGTTGGTGTGCtatcaaacatttcaaacttttttttagttgtaacatgacaagatGAGAAAACATCCAAGGAGGTTTGGAAAAATTTCACTCATGAGCAAAATCATTATTCTAAgaaatttttattgcaaaacaagGAAGTCTTTTTTCTCAAAGCAACTTATAAAACTTGTActaaacatacataaaatatCTTGCACAGACAGTTAattttcattacatttgttttgaagttaTACAGCACCTTAATTATATTCCATAATTCctagaaaaaaagcacatattCTCACCACTGCACATTTTATTAAGGAATCACCAACAAATCCCAAAGCATGTCACAGAAAGTCCAAAGCTTACTTTAGTAGTTATGTAGGGAAAACTACATGATTCGAGCAAAATGTGGTCAAGACCAGAAGCTTTATTTGCCGATGATACGCAACTGATCTTGTTGGCGGCAGCATCCAAAGCGAACTTTGTAGTTCCTGCAGGTTCCAGTGTTCTGGTCGCTATTGAAGCAAACAAACCCCTTGGTGGGACTGTAGCTGAAAGTGAACAGTTGATGTTGAGTTAGCACACGTTATTTTACTATTTGCAAAAGCAGTTTAACCAATAAAATCCTGTAATAAGTAGTAAACAGGTCCATGCTTTGTCCCCATTGAAGTTCAGCTAATTATTTCCCTAAAATTTCAAATTGGTGCCAAAAACAAGCGTAATCTTTGCTTCCAATCACTGAGAGGAAAGTAAAGGGAATGTGTTCTGTGATCATTTTAATATGAATTGTCCTTTAGTATGGAGTTTTTCAAAATgagccaccagagggcgctaaGGAGGGCAAGGAAATTGGAGAAAAGAcgaggaaaaaaatacaaatataaaaaagttaaagttttgataattaattttgtaatcaTAAAATATAATCTGATTTTCTatcataattataaaatataagttaaaataatctTACTACTCAGTTTCACATCTCTTGAATTGAAGTGCTTGTTCTATTATAACTGCATAAAACTTTTCTATTATAATTTTTGACTGTATATTattgtcattaaaaatgtaattttttcctttatacattttaaactcGTAGCTTTATGCTGCTGTTACAACTGAATTTCCCCACCGTGGTCCACcagagaaatatttatattttattctaaaataactTATTGAAACGTTGGCTGCCAGGCTcttctttctgattggctgattatCAAAGCAAGagcaaaatggaaaagtttcgGTCAAGAAAACAGACTGAAGGAAAGTCCAGCAGTGGAGAACATTGctgcaaaaaacccaaaaaactaaaatcagagaATATGGGGCAACATTCGTGCTAAATTGATgcaataattattaaatagtaaagaaaaaacattgcaaaagtttctttccatattttgtaGCCTTGTCTGTTGCAGCCAGAAGCTAATGCTGCCAGCGGGAACATGGCATGGAAAGGTTTGGGAAGTCCTGCTGGAGGATGACTTACTCCTGTTCTGATGGCTGGGATCTCGCCGTCGACAGTAACGGCTTCGATGTACACAGGTTCAGCACAAAGGCAGATTCTagataatttctgaaaaaaagaaagttgtaaCATGAATtgcacacaaagacacaaactAAATTCCCTTAGGTACATTATTTCGAAGTGTCTGTGTCTCCAGatggagaaaacagaacaatgttAAGGTAACTAATCTATAAAATTTATTCCAGAATGTTACAAAAACACCTAAAGTACTACAGGATTCAAGATAAACCATCGTAAAATGGCATCagactaatatatatataatttaataaaaaaggtgaaataagagttttgctttatttttatctggCAGATTCTAAATTTGATCATTCTTTGAATTTCTTAACATAATAGTTTAAAGATTAAAGTGTCAGGACCAGCGCTCTTCAGACATTGTGGgtggctcttaaaagagccTTTGGTTGAGTGAACTCCCACAGCGGAGTTTACTTGGAGCTGGTGTACTTGGTGACCGCCTTGGTGCCCTCAGACACGGCGTGCTTGGCCAGCTCGCCGGGCAGCAGGAGCCGCACAGCGGTCTGGATCTCCCTGGAGGTGATGGTGGAGCGCTTGTTGTAGTGAGCCAGACGAGAGGCCTCGGAGGCGATGCGCTCAAAAATGTCGTTGACGAAGGAGTTCATGATGCTCATGGCCTTGGAGGAGATCCCGGTATCAGGGTGGACCTGCTTCAGCACCTTGTACACGTAGATGGCGTAACTCTCCTTCCTAGTCCTTCGCTTCTTCTTGCCTCCTTTGCCGGCCGTCTTGGTCACGGCTTTCTTGGAGCCCTTCTTGGGCGCAGACTTGGCGGGTTCAGGCATTTTGTCTCAGTCTAAATATCGAGTGAAGCTCTGTGGTCTGGGAGACCGTTATTATACACAGTGCATGTAAATTCAGCTGTAGCGTCCCTTgactgtgattggctgagccGTTCAGCGGGCTTCCAATGAGAGGCGGAGGATCATTGGTTTGAAAATCCCCGCGCGCGCGAATTAACAGAACATGTTAAAACCAGGATGAAGAGGTGAAACTGAATTATTGCAACATATTTACTGATGAAACTGAATCAGCACAACACTGTTTAATCTCAGACACGCTACAGACAGGATTTCATAGTGAAGCAAATGAAAAACTTCATTAAAACTGAGATGCTGCTTCTAGATTCTAGTT
Proteins encoded in this region:
- the LOC114144785 gene encoding histone H2B 1/2-like, producing MPEPAKSAPKKGSKKAVTKTAGKGGKKKRRTRKESYAIYVYKVLKQVHPDTGISSKAMSIMNSFVNDIFERIASEASRLAHYNKRSTITSREIQTAVRLLLPGELAKHAVSEGTKAVTKYTSSK
- the LOC114144784 gene encoding histone H1-like, with amino-acid sequence MAEVAPAPPPVAAPAKAAKKKASKPKKSGPSVGELIVKTVAASKERGGVSAAALKKALAAGGYDVDKNKARVRTAIKSLLTKGTLVHTKGTGASGSFKMGSKADTKAKKPAKKPAAKAKKPAAAPAKKPAAAPAKKAKKVAAKKPAAAAAKKSPKKAKKPAAIKKAAKSPKKAVKKATKSPMKAAAKKAPAKKTAKPKVKKAAAKK